A single genomic interval of Helianthus annuus cultivar XRQ/B chromosome 13, HanXRQr2.0-SUNRISE, whole genome shotgun sequence harbors:
- the LOC110864508 gene encoding protein ABIL1 isoform X1, whose amino-acid sequence MEVEQSNQIMTFDEASMEQSIGFVKALQELKNLRPQLYSAAEYCEKSYLHSDQKQMVLDNLKDYAVRALVNAVDHLGTVAYKLTDLVDQQTLEISSTELHVTCLHQQLLTCQTYTDREAIRQQQLLAVLPRHHKHYILPNSVSKKVHFSPQIQIDARESHLQPRPRQFTSGTPVANTLSWHLATETKSTLKGSSRPLMSIEDSKTSRRTPISVHTSNDEENMGRKTPTRHLLLSNVGPASSTAMQTLGITQRDPDEGPKPMTPFRSFDNPRRTPVRSKSLLSAFFVKQKTSKQLKGSA is encoded by the exons ATGGAAGTGGAGCAATCCAATCAGATAATGACGTTTGATGAGGCCTCAATGGAGCAAAGCATTGGATTCGTTAAAGCCCTACAG GAACTCAAGAACCTAAGGCCTCAGCTATATTCGGCAGCAGAATATTGTGAAAAATCTTATCTGCACAGTGATCAAAAACAGAT GGTCCTTGATAACCTGAAAGATTATGCCGTTCGAGCGCTTGTAAATGCTGTTGACCATCTTGGCACTGTTGCTTACAAACTAACAGACCTTGTAGACCAACAGACTTTAGAAATTTCATCAACAGAGTTACATGTTACATGTTTACATCAG CAACTTCTTACATGCCAAACATATACGGATAGAGAAGCTATTAGGCAGCAACAATTGTTAGCAGTTTTACCAAGGCATCACAAGCATTACATTTTACCCA ATTCTGTCAGCAAAAAGGTTCACTTTAGTCCACAGATCCAAATTGATGCAAGAGAAAGTCATCTTCAACCACGGCCTCGTCAATTTACTTCAG GTACCCCAGTTGCAAATACCCTTTCTTGGCATTTAGCAACGGAAACCAAGTCTACTTTGAAAGGGAGTTCACGGCCATTGATGAG CATTGAAGATTCCAAAACTTCTCGGCGTACACCTATATCTGTTCACACGTCAA ATGATGAAGAGAACATGGGGAGAAAGACACCAACACGTCATCTTCTGTTGTCGAATGTAGGGCCCGCTTCAAGTACCGCAATGCAGACACTTGGCATCACACAACGG GATCCGGATGAGGGTCCCAAGCCAATGACACCATTCCGATCATTTGATAATCCTAGACGTACACCTGTCCGCAGCAAGAGTCTCTTATCGGCTTTCTTTGTGAAACAAAAGACTAGCAAGCAATTGAAGGGGTCGGCCTAA
- the LOC110864508 gene encoding protein ABIL1 isoform X2, whose protein sequence is MRPQWSKALDSLKPYRVLDNLKDYAVRALVNAVDHLGTVAYKLTDLVDQQTLEISSTELHVTCLHQQLLTCQTYTDREAIRQQQLLAVLPRHHKHYILPNSVSKKVHFSPQIQIDARESHLQPRPRQFTSGTPVANTLSWHLATETKSTLKGSSRPLMSIEDSKTSRRTPISVHTSNDEENMGRKTPTRHLLLSNVGPASSTAMQTLGITQRDPDEGPKPMTPFRSFDNPRRTPVRSKSLLSAFFVKQKTSKQLKGSA, encoded by the exons ATGAGGCCTCAATGGAGCAAAGCATTGGATTCGTTAAAGCCCTACAG GGTCCTTGATAACCTGAAAGATTATGCCGTTCGAGCGCTTGTAAATGCTGTTGACCATCTTGGCACTGTTGCTTACAAACTAACAGACCTTGTAGACCAACAGACTTTAGAAATTTCATCAACAGAGTTACATGTTACATGTTTACATCAG CAACTTCTTACATGCCAAACATATACGGATAGAGAAGCTATTAGGCAGCAACAATTGTTAGCAGTTTTACCAAGGCATCACAAGCATTACATTTTACCCA ATTCTGTCAGCAAAAAGGTTCACTTTAGTCCACAGATCCAAATTGATGCAAGAGAAAGTCATCTTCAACCACGGCCTCGTCAATTTACTTCAG GTACCCCAGTTGCAAATACCCTTTCTTGGCATTTAGCAACGGAAACCAAGTCTACTTTGAAAGGGAGTTCACGGCCATTGATGAG CATTGAAGATTCCAAAACTTCTCGGCGTACACCTATATCTGTTCACACGTCAA ATGATGAAGAGAACATGGGGAGAAAGACACCAACACGTCATCTTCTGTTGTCGAATGTAGGGCCCGCTTCAAGTACCGCAATGCAGACACTTGGCATCACACAACGG GATCCGGATGAGGGTCCCAAGCCAATGACACCATTCCGATCATTTGATAATCCTAGACGTACACCTGTCCGCAGCAAGAGTCTCTTATCGGCTTTCTTTGTGAAACAAAAGACTAGCAAGCAATTGAAGGGGTCGGCCTAA